From the Streptomyces pluripotens genome, one window contains:
- a CDS encoding copper resistance CopC/CopD family protein, giving the protein MVRRLVDDGRHTALSVLVVVAALALALLRCAAPAAAHAVLTASDPREGSVWKTAPKQVTVTFDESVALMENSLRVLGPDNRPVTAGDPTHVEGRADTARVSLTSRLGQGTYTVSWRVVSADSHAVSGAFTFSVGKPSQTRALAATRPAVAPAVNTLYGIGRYLAYAGLALLLGVAVFVLVCWPSATAVRVVRRPLLAGWWVLFGATVLALLLRGPYDSGVGPGGMIDPELLWRTAGTRPGVALLARLVLLLAAAVPARRRRGLGTRPSRRAATAAVAFALALAATWALSDHAATGVQVPVAVVSSVLHLLAMAVWLGGLAALLTALYRAPAEDPLPLAAVSRFSRLALTAVAVLAATGVYQSWRGLGSWGALFGTGYGRLLVYKVWSVLLMLAVAWHSRRFAGQLLRLPHGAPVPATVGGDPGLRSGRATGAVGREEPGRTAAGSGPPAQQRGLRRTVTAEVAVGVAVLVLTTVLTGTQPGRAATEAAAVRPTVPGQPDVSLTLIPYDTGKDSLAGRGKLQITLEPGGVGRNVVEAIVYGADGSPVSVPELRLTFTLADRHVGPLNAHLADETGYWGSDTLDLPLAGTWTVKATVRVSDIDQVTVSKTVAISR; this is encoded by the coding sequence GTGGTGCGACGACTGGTCGACGACGGCAGACACACGGCCCTCTCGGTGCTGGTGGTGGTCGCTGCGCTTGCCCTGGCCCTGCTCCGCTGCGCCGCACCGGCTGCCGCGCACGCAGTCCTGACCGCAAGTGACCCGCGTGAGGGCAGCGTATGGAAGACGGCTCCGAAGCAGGTCACCGTCACCTTCGACGAATCAGTCGCCCTGATGGAGAACTCCCTGCGGGTGCTTGGCCCGGACAACCGTCCGGTGACCGCCGGCGATCCCACCCATGTGGAGGGCCGCGCGGACACCGCCCGGGTGTCGCTGACCAGCCGCTTGGGGCAGGGCACGTACACCGTCTCCTGGCGGGTGGTGTCCGCCGACAGTCACGCCGTCTCCGGAGCCTTCACCTTCTCGGTCGGCAAACCGTCCCAGACTCGGGCACTCGCGGCTACCCGCCCCGCCGTGGCCCCGGCCGTCAACACGCTCTACGGTATCGGGCGTTACCTCGCCTACGCCGGTCTGGCCCTGCTGCTCGGCGTCGCCGTGTTCGTCCTGGTCTGCTGGCCTTCGGCCACGGCCGTGCGCGTGGTGCGCCGGCCGCTCCTGGCCGGCTGGTGGGTGCTGTTCGGCGCCACCGTCCTGGCGCTGCTGCTGCGTGGTCCCTACGACAGCGGTGTCGGCCCGGGCGGAATGATCGACCCGGAACTGCTCTGGCGCACGGCCGGCACCCGGCCCGGAGTGGCGCTCCTGGCCCGGCTGGTCCTGCTGCTGGCGGCGGCGGTACCGGCGAGGCGCCGGCGGGGCCTGGGGACGAGACCCAGCCGGCGGGCAGCCACCGCCGCTGTCGCGTTTGCGCTCGCCCTGGCCGCCACCTGGGCGCTGTCCGACCATGCGGCCACCGGCGTCCAGGTGCCGGTGGCCGTGGTCTCCTCTGTGCTGCACCTGCTGGCGATGGCAGTGTGGCTGGGCGGTCTGGCCGCACTGCTGACAGCGCTGTACCGGGCACCGGCCGAGGATCCGCTGCCGCTCGCCGCCGTGAGCCGTTTCTCCCGCCTCGCGCTGACCGCGGTGGCCGTGCTGGCCGCGACCGGCGTCTATCAGTCCTGGCGTGGCCTGGGCTCGTGGGGCGCGCTCTTCGGTACCGGCTACGGCAGGCTGCTGGTCTACAAAGTGTGGTCCGTACTCCTGATGCTGGCCGTGGCATGGCATTCCCGGCGCTTCGCCGGACAACTGCTGCGCCTTCCGCACGGTGCACCGGTGCCGGCCACGGTGGGTGGCGATCCCGGCCTGCGGTCCGGCCGCGCCACGGGCGCCGTCGGCCGGGAAGAGCCAGGGCGGACCGCTGCCGGGTCCGGGCCACCGGCACAGCAGCGTGGCCTGCGCCGCACCGTGACGGCCGAGGTAGCCGTCGGAGTGGCGGTGCTGGTCCTGACGACCGTGTTGACGGGAACCCAGCCCGGCCGGGCCGCCACGGAGGCCGCCGCGGTGCGGCCCACGGTGCCCGGACAGCCCGACGTGAGCCTCACCCTGATCCCCTACGACACCGGCAAGGACTCCTTGGCCGGGCGCGGCAAGCTGCAAATCACCCTGGAACCGGGCGGCGTCGGCCGGAACGTGGTGGAGGCGATCGTGTACGGCGCCGATGGCAGTCCCGTCAGCGTCCCTGAGCTGCGGCTGACGTTCACCCTCGCCGACCGGCACGTCGGTCCGCTGAATGCCCACCTCGCGGATGAGACCGGCTACTGGGGCAGTGACACCCTCGACCTTCCGCTCGCCGGGACCTGGACGGTGAAGGCGACCGTCCGGGTCTCCGACATCGACCAGGTCACCGTCTCGAAGACCGTGGCGATCAGCCGGTGA
- a CDS encoding alkaline phosphatase, whose translation MLKPTRRHLMTATALVAATTAAVAVTTTAGAFDGKDRARSAIRGGKAKNVILLIGDGMGDSEITLARDYTVGADGRLNMDRFPLTGAYTTYSVHADGTPDYVTDSAASGTGWATGVKTVNGRISKTPGTDKPVRTILELAQRNGYATGSVTTAELTDATPAVLASHATDRSCQGPADMAKCPKDTIAAGGPGSIAEQFVNHKVDVLFGGGRRRFDQQVTDGRYKGLTVTEQARRLGYQVVTDDASMKAAKAGKPVLGLFATGNVPVEWTGEVAAVGGTDPQRCVTSNPDRPSGTPSLADSAAEAIRLLAAKQRRAHSHKGFFLQIEGASIDKRDHAADPCGQIGETAAFDRAVKVARAYAAQHPDTLVVTTADHGHTSQIVPLGANPPGLSSTLVTNEGQQLKVNYSTDTPGRSQEHTGTEVRIAAQGPQAYRVLGVTNQTDLFTTMREALHLR comes from the coding sequence ATGCTCAAGCCCACCCGTCGCCACCTCATGACCGCCACCGCACTGGTCGCCGCGACCACGGCCGCCGTGGCCGTCACCACCACCGCCGGTGCCTTTGACGGCAAGGACCGGGCCAGGAGCGCCATCCGGGGCGGCAAGGCGAAGAACGTCATCCTGCTTATCGGTGACGGCATGGGCGACTCGGAGATCACCCTGGCCCGTGACTACACCGTCGGTGCCGACGGTCGGCTGAACATGGACAGGTTCCCGCTCACCGGCGCGTACACGACCTACTCGGTGCACGCCGACGGGACACCGGACTACGTGACCGACTCCGCCGCCAGCGGCACCGGCTGGGCGACGGGCGTCAAGACGGTCAACGGCCGCATCTCCAAGACGCCGGGTACCGACAAGCCGGTCCGGACCATCCTGGAACTGGCGCAGCGGAACGGCTACGCCACCGGCAGCGTCACCACCGCCGAACTCACCGACGCCACCCCGGCCGTGCTCGCCTCGCACGCCACCGACCGCTCCTGCCAGGGCCCCGCAGACATGGCCAAGTGCCCCAAGGACACCATCGCGGCCGGCGGACCCGGATCGATCGCCGAGCAGTTCGTCAACCACAAGGTCGACGTCCTCTTCGGCGGCGGCAGGCGGCGCTTCGACCAGCAGGTCACCGACGGCAGGTACAAGGGGCTCACCGTCACTGAGCAGGCACGCAGGCTCGGCTACCAGGTCGTCACCGACGACGCGTCGATGAAGGCCGCCAAGGCGGGCAAGCCGGTCCTCGGTCTCTTCGCCACGGGCAACGTACCGGTGGAGTGGACGGGTGAGGTGGCGGCGGTCGGCGGCACCGACCCGCAGCGGTGTGTGACCTCGAACCCGGACCGTCCTTCCGGCACGCCGAGTCTCGCGGACTCCGCCGCCGAGGCCATCCGGCTGCTGGCGGCGAAGCAGCGGCGGGCCCACTCGCACAAGGGCTTCTTCCTGCAGATCGAGGGCGCATCCATCGATAAGCGGGACCACGCCGCGGACCCGTGTGGACAGATCGGGGAGACCGCCGCCTTCGACCGTGCGGTCAAGGTCGCCCGCGCCTACGCCGCCCAGCACCCAGACACCCTCGTCGTCACGACCGCCGACCATGGCCACACCAGCCAGATCGTCCCGCTGGGGGCCAACCCGCCCGGCCTGTCCTCCACCCTTGTCACCAACGAGGGCCAGCAGCTGAAGGTCAACTACTCGACCGACACCCCGGGCCGGTCCCAGGAACACACCGGCACCGAGGTCCGCATCGCCGCTCAGGGCCCTCAGGCGTACCGCGTTCTCGGGGTGACGAACCAGACCGACCTCTTCACGACCATGCGTGAGGCCCTTCACCTGCGCTGA
- a CDS encoding DUF4142 domain-containing protein, with protein sequence MHFSRNTIGTVFVGGAMTLTLAALAYPSMLGVQNVSTNTSRIIANTRYGPLTEADRDFVVKVRSAGLWEYRLGQDAMKHGATKPMREAGEHLVIGHALLDDSCRRIATELHITLPNQATPQQQQFVATAESKSGTEFDSTAANIMRVTHGQIFPAIAKIRATTQNTLVRQLADQANEVVLDHIASMEKTGLVNFDQVNFQETTPPKLPQSQLTPPPPQPGSPVVKLTSPPGLKNFYTSTVHVP encoded by the coding sequence ATGCACTTCTCGCGCAACACGATCGGCACCGTCTTTGTGGGCGGCGCAATGACTCTGACCCTTGCCGCACTCGCCTATCCGTCGATGCTGGGCGTGCAGAACGTCAGCACCAACACCAGCCGCATCATCGCCAACACACGGTACGGTCCGTTGACCGAGGCCGACCGTGACTTCGTCGTCAAGGTCCGCTCCGCCGGACTGTGGGAGTACCGCCTCGGGCAGGACGCCATGAAGCACGGCGCGACAAAGCCCATGCGGGAGGCCGGCGAGCATTTGGTCATCGGGCACGCCCTACTTGACGACAGTTGTCGCAGGATTGCCACGGAGCTCCACATCACCCTGCCCAACCAGGCCACCCCGCAGCAGCAGCAGTTCGTGGCCACCGCGGAGTCGAAGTCCGGTACGGAGTTCGACTCCACCGCGGCCAACATCATGCGCGTGACCCATGGGCAGATCTTCCCGGCCATCGCCAAGATCCGGGCCACCACCCAGAACACACTGGTGCGTCAGCTCGCCGACCAGGCCAACGAGGTCGTCCTCGACCACATCGCCTCGATGGAGAAGACCGGTCTGGTCAACTTCGATCAGGTCAACTTCCAGGAGACCACTCCGCCCAAGCTGCCGCAGAGCCAACTCACGCCGCCCCCGCCGCAGCCCGGCTCCCCCGTCGTGAAGCTCACCTCGCCCCCGGGACTCAAGAACTTCTACACGTCCACCGTCCACGTGCCCTGA
- a CDS encoding diaminobutyrate--2-oxoglutarate transaminase family protein → MAEGTHREVRAVHEGILRRQSARESSARTYARALPIVPVRARGLTIEGADGRRYLDCLSGAGTLALGHNHPVVLEAVRKVLDSGAPLSVLDLATPVKDRFTTELFRTLPPGLADRARVQFCGPAGTDAVEAALKLVRAATGRTGILAFTGAYHGMTAGALAVSGSAGDVQVARLPYPQDHRCPFGIGGPRGAELAARWTESLLDDPKSGVPLPAGMILEPVQGEGGVLPAPDSWLCRMRRLTADRSIPLIADEIQTGVGRTGAFWAVDHSGITPDVMVLSKAIGGSLPLAVIVYRDDLDVWQPGAHAGTFRGNQLAMAAGTATLAYVRENGLATRAADLGSRMLARLADSLGAFACVGEVRGRGLMIGIELVEPESDAAAPGGRPVPGGCPPPVVHPSPPSDHPMTPGSLEPALSPRPAAPQLAAAVQRECLQRGLIVELGGRHSAVVRLLPPLTISDEQAAAVLDRLTDAVAAVARNHEQHGPHYLRQPSPAQRVG, encoded by the coding sequence ATGGCTGAAGGCACGCACAGGGAAGTGCGTGCTGTGCACGAGGGGATCCTCAGACGTCAGTCGGCGCGCGAATCCTCCGCCCGTACCTATGCTCGGGCCCTACCCATCGTGCCGGTCCGGGCGCGCGGGCTCACCATCGAGGGTGCCGACGGCCGCCGCTACCTGGATTGCCTCTCCGGCGCAGGCACACTCGCCCTCGGCCATAACCACCCGGTCGTGCTGGAAGCCGTCCGCAAGGTCCTCGACTCGGGTGCTCCCCTCTCCGTCCTCGACCTCGCCACCCCCGTCAAGGACCGTTTCACTACTGAACTGTTCCGCACCCTTCCGCCCGGCCTGGCCGACCGGGCCCGCGTTCAGTTCTGCGGCCCGGCCGGCACCGACGCCGTCGAGGCCGCTCTGAAACTCGTCCGAGCCGCGACCGGCCGCACCGGCATCCTGGCCTTCACCGGCGCCTACCACGGCATGACCGCGGGTGCCCTGGCGGTCTCCGGCAGTGCCGGCGACGTCCAAGTCGCCCGCCTGCCCTACCCGCAGGACCATCGCTGCCCCTTCGGGATCGGTGGCCCCCGCGGCGCCGAACTCGCTGCCCGCTGGACCGAATCGCTGCTCGACGACCCCAAGTCGGGCGTACCCCTGCCCGCCGGGATGATCCTGGAACCCGTCCAGGGCGAGGGCGGGGTGCTCCCGGCGCCGGACAGCTGGCTGTGTCGCATGCGGCGGCTCACGGCGGACCGCTCCATCCCGCTGATCGCGGACGAGATCCAGACGGGCGTCGGCCGCACGGGCGCCTTCTGGGCCGTCGACCACAGCGGCATCACCCCCGACGTCATGGTTCTCTCCAAGGCCATCGGCGGCAGCCTCCCCCTGGCCGTGATCGTCTATCGCGACGATCTCGACGTCTGGCAACCCGGTGCTCACGCGGGCACCTTCCGAGGGAACCAGCTCGCCATGGCCGCGGGCACCGCCACCCTTGCCTACGTGCGTGAGAACGGCCTGGCCACACGAGCCGCCGACCTCGGCTCCCGCATGCTGGCCCGGCTGGCCGATTCTCTCGGCGCGTTCGCATGCGTGGGGGAGGTACGCGGACGTGGGTTGATGATCGGGATCGAACTGGTGGAACCCGAGAGCGACGCGGCCGCTCCCGGTGGCCGTCCGGTGCCCGGCGGCTGTCCCCCGCCCGTCGTCCACCCCTCGCCGCCCTCCGACCACCCGATGACACCGGGCAGCCTGGAGCCGGCCCTCAGCCCACGTCCGGCCGCACCCCAACTCGCCGCAGCCGTCCAGCGGGAGTGCCTCCAGCGCGGGCTGATCGTCGAACTCGGTGGCCGCCACTCGGCAGTGGTGCGGCTGCTCCCTCCCCTGACCATCAGCGACGAACAGGCTGCCGCAGTCCTTGACCGTCTCACCGACGCGGTGGCAGCGGTGGCCCGCAACCACGAGCAGCACGGCCCGCACTACCTACGGCAACCCAGCCCCGCCCAGCGCGTGGGCTGA